The Heterodontus francisci isolate sHetFra1 chromosome 14, sHetFra1.hap1, whole genome shotgun sequence nucleotide sequence GCATTATGATAATCTGCAAACATATATTATACTATCTATATGTACACATTATAATCTTTCTATTCCTATCCTGAAAGCACTATTTCTGTGGTATAGTTCAAGGTCACTGGTTACCTTCTGGCCCCTTGCCCAAGTGGCCATTGTTCATAAGTGAATGTCAACAGGCTATTTAGTTGTGGGTGGTGTCATTGCTAAGCCCAATTACGCTCAAATACATTTTCTAGCAAGGGATGATTGGAAAGCCAGGAGAAGAAGCATCCTTGACTAATCTTTCGCTACCTAACTGAGGGGTTCTAGGCCAATTGTAGCAACTTAACTGTtgctctggctgagatcagctatctCAGAAATCACCAACGATGAATAGTGGAACCTTCTAGTCACTATGGCTTAGTTCTAGACCAGTGGTTCCTTTACCCACTGTGCCATCAATGCAATGTATTTGAAAGTGATTATGTCACATGGATGCTGCCATTCCACACACATTACTGTGCTGTTGGAAGCTGGTTAGTCATTAAAATTATTCTGGGGGATTTGTGAAAACATCTCAAGAGGCTTTAGCCAACTAAAGCATTCTTAGAAATATGCTTAATACATGCACTGGTTAAAACAAAAAGCAAACATTTATTGAGGAAAAAAACCCCTCCGCTCAATGTTATATCCATCAGCATAGGTGAAATAATCAGCAGGCTGGTGCTGATAGTGCTGCAGCTCAATATCTCACCATATCTTCAAGAAGGCTGGACATAGATGGAAGATACGGGCTGCAGCTTCAGGTGCCAGTTTCCAGACCAAAACCATGACATGTCTTCAGGATCGAAGAGGTAGAAGGTACAAGATGAAGCTGCTCCTGAAATGTCACCTTCTCAGGAGGCTAGAGACAGAGCAGAGCTCTGTCAGTGACTTCACTCTGTCAGTGACCACACTAGACACCAACCGAAAGAAAGCTCAGATACACTGCAATAAAGATCTTAATTCAGTTGCGTACATACGGCTCAGTAATGCTAAGAATCTGCATTGAAATAGCTGAGGAGGTTAAAATTCTACTCAAATGCAGTTGTGTAGATGTGGTACCTCTGAGACtggcaaagctgcagtcaccaggcATTGTCTGTCAGAGATATGTGCATTTAAGCATTTGAGGGTGCTCTTTCTCTCAGCCATCTGCTCCCCACACAGCACAGTGTCCCTCTCAATGATGGCAACAACTCTCAGTTAGCATCTGAGATTCGGAAACTCCAGTAATAATCGTTTTGCAGTGTCCGGCTGTACGTCTGTTAAGATGGCGTGGAACTTTTCAACCTGGAAGAAATTACATTTATCGGTCAGCTGTGAGCACTTAGAACTGGATGAAATGTGCATTAATTTTATTACATTTTTTTGGTGCAAATTCTTATGCTCATCAAGATGAAGTATGTTAGTGCTGGGGAGCAGAATACTTTTATATCAGGCAAAATGTCAGCAACAAGCACTCCCAGGTTAAGGTACAACTGAATGCAGACTAAAGTTTACTCCACAATGCTCCATTAACCATTACAAAGTCATGTACAGCATGGGTGAGATGTAGagaaaagctccctccacactgacccATTAAGATCACTCAGGTCAGATATGACACAGTTGGACACAGACTAAAGCTTGCTCTACTTTCCCCTAACAATGGTCATCAGCGCCAGCTTTAAAATAGCTGATGGGATCATGTTGGTCATCTGAGCACTTGGGGGTCTTGGGTGAGCAGAATAAAAAAATTCAGCAAGTCTCTGCTCCTAGTCATTACCCACTGATCTTGACTGGAAAGTAATCAGGCATCGGGCTCGCTATGCTGCCCTCTCTGAACAACGGCTGGCTAACATTCATTGACAAGGCTCTGTATTGATGTCCCGAAAGTCAATTAGTACCCATGGAACCAAGGCCCAGCAAGCAGTCAATAGCTTCACATGAGCTGGGGCGAGTGCAGAAAATCAGAGAAGCAAATAGAAACATCCTAGTGCTTTTACACTGTAACTAGTAAGCTGTGCTGAACACATGCATGGTGCTCGTAATACCAACATCTGCTTTCTTTTTTTTCCCTGTAACAACCCACAAATTGTTGCACAGTATTGGAGGAAACCTTTGAATGCTGGAAATATAAGTCAGATCTAGCAACATCTGAAAGAGGTTAATGCGTCATGTTGATGAAAGCTCTCCACCTGACATGCTAACCCATCTTCTTCTTTCAGATCCTGATGAGCCCATGATCTAAATCCACTATTTGCTGTTTCAATTTAAGCTTGATCACCCCTGAAGAAGAGTCAAACATAAAACTTTAACTTTCTTTTCTCTTTCACATAATCAACCTGTGATCTTGTGGTGAAGCAAGGCCTTTTACTCAAGCTCCAGGTTAAGAGTAAAGGTTTGTTGGAACCTTCCGATGAAGAAAACAGTCATGTGAAAATACTCACAGCAGTGTGGTACAgagggaggaggtggtgaaggGCACAGATACACATCTCCTGGCTCAGGTACCCTTCTTTAAAGCTTTTTGACACCATCTCCTACAAGCACAACAGAATCATAGTTAACACAGTACACAGTGATGGTTTCTGACCAAAACCTGAGCAGTTACATGAACTGAGGAGCTGTTCATCACACTGTGGCCAATTGCTGGTTTATGAGCAGTGGATTCAATTTGCAGAATTTTCAGAAGAGATCATCTAAATACAAGTGCTCACTGACCCCTACATCCTCAGCCCCACCCACCTTCCGCATTCCCATTTGCAACCTCATCTCCCACAGTCTCCATTAACTCCCTCCATCCTCAGTGGGACCCTCACTCAGTCCCTTTATTTTCCTTTTCCCCCAAATTGTCACCTCCTCCTCCaccatgttatattccagaaagccaactggtgaagggtagaaccagagccaatctttacacagttttataagcatttatttacagagttacacattacaagcatgcacctcctaaccccaaTAACCAGtttctatttataggggcacaagtgaatccccagttaatacccaccacctgcatacaattaaacacaattaatatacatttAATGCACCACACTTATTCCTTTGATGTTCCCATTTATAGTATACATTTATACCTTCGAGAGGTTCACGAAGATTTCAGAAAGGAATTCACAGCAGATATCCAGGAGAATTTTCAGGTGAAAGTCTCCCTTCCGTCGTTTCCCCTTCTGGACACCAGCTATCGGAGATGGGACAGACCATTTGTCTGCGCTGGGTCTTCTCGTTCCCTCCAATGGTTTCTTCCGACATTCTTCTGCATAGAATAAAACCCGCAGCAGTGTACCGAGCAAGGGAAGATCTGCACCAGACACAAAGTATGCTACAGCTAAACCAACCGCACTGGGCAAAGCATACACTTCAGACAGTGGGGCCCTAAACAAGTGCACACTTCAGATAGGGGTTAATTTTGGATGAGTGGTACATTTGTTAAGCAGGAACTTGACTTGGAGATGATTAATAATAAATTGTCACAATTGATACTCATTCTTTTCTATGGACTTTGCTTTAGCCAGTTTAAGCTCTGAACTGCatcaacaataacttacatttatataagagCTTTTAACTCAGAAAAATGTTGCAAAGCATTTCAGAGATGTAATCAAAAGAAAATGGGCACACAGCCAAAGGAGACATTAGGAGAGGCCaccaaaaggttggtcaaggaGACAGACTTTtaggaaggtcttaaaggaggagtttATAGAATCATACTCACAGAAGGTGGCCCAAGTGCCTGtgctgttctttgaaagagctatccaattagtcccacacccctactctttcccaatagccctgcaaatttttcttttataGTATATATCtaactgccttttgaaagttccattGGATCTGTTTCCATCAtattttcaggtagtgcattccaaatcataacaactcatTGCATTAAAACCTTTCTTTTTATCtctcctctgattcttttgccaattaccttctggTTACCGAACTTCCTGCCAGTGACAACAGCTTTtcattatttactctatcaagacccttcataattttgaacacttccagtaaatctcctctgtacattcTCTGtcctaagaagaacaatcccactttctccagtctctccatgtaactgaagtccctaatcttgtaccattctagtaaatcgcctctgcacaaCAGTATAACAATGCTTTACTGAGATAAGCTGCTCACGATCAACAGCCTTTCCTTATCACTGTAGTTCTGGACAACGTGCTGTCTCTTAAAGAATTTAGCCTGTTGAGATGGCTGATCGGCCTTGTCCTTCTTCAGTCTAAATTTATAAAGCTGACAATAACCAATCAACCTAATCTTCCCCAACCTGATTATGTTGGAAAATACCTTCACATTGAGGCTCAAGGTGCAGAGATCGAGCTTGTACCAATTACAACATCAATATAAGTACAGGTGATTGTAAGATGTCAGTAGTAGAGTAAAGCTACAGAGAAGAGAATACTAGTCAGGTTATGACTCTACTCAAGATGGGAATGGGGCAATATTGCTCTCTGGTTTGATCACCTCAATAATCTCATCACCGCCCACAAAGTGTCAGGGTCAGATTTATTACACCGTGTTTTCCCACCATCTTTCCCAGAACACACTGAACTCACTTTGCTCAATCTTGATGTATTTCTCCTCCATGTATGAAGAAAACATCGCTGAAAGGACAGCCATAGTGGAGGACAGCACACTCGCCTGCTCCTCTACGATGATTGATGGGTCATCATCCTGGCAAAGGTCAGTGCAAATAATGTCGTACAGAAGAGTCCAGGTTGCCTCTCCCTTGTCTGAAGTTTTCACTACAAGGGGAGAGATTCATTATGAAGCAGTTAGCAAATGGAACTCTGCCTGGGGCACGATTAAAGGGCAAGGAAAGTCTAGTCAATATTTTTTGTTCCAAGCACTCTTCCATTATATAGTGAAAATTACATGCGCAAATATCCCTGTTTtgactttttctttttaaaaaaactgatttTCCTGTCTTCCATCGAAATCAAGTCTGGCTTCTCCATGTTGTTGGTGATGGGAATTAAAAAGCATTGTTCCACTAGCTACACAGAGGCAGCCAGACTTCAGACTAACCCAAGAGTTCACCCAGAGCCAACAGATGATAAGAATAAAATGTTTCACACACTGCTCATTTTGATCTGTTTCAGAAGGCAGCCTCTActcactctcctcccatccacaGTATGGCCCAGTTTCTCATTAATCCTGTAAAACAGCAATTAGGATTAAAGGAATCCAATTTTTGCACATGTGCTTGGCATTATAGATCTCAACTGGTACATTCCAATGGGGCTGCTGTAACTGCAAACAGAAAATAAGGATCCCAAGTATTCCTCCTTTGAATGGCTTTCCGCTActgaagtcagaaatactgaacccACTCTGCATATTCAGTCTGCCAGAAGCATAACAGGCAAGAGTATACAAAACCTTTAAAAACTAGGTTTCTACTGCCACTGAAACAAGATAGATTGAATCATTTAATTAATTACAAAAGCAGCAGACACTCAAGAGAAATGGCCAGTTGCCACTGGTTGCCTTAAAGAACCTAAATTCAGCCAAAATTATTCTGAAAAAACTTTAAATAAGTTAACTGGTTcattttctgtattttttttgAATTTGTGGCTTTTCCTCAGTTTTCATGGTCACAAAGTTCTGATTCCTTGAATGAAGACATAATTTCAGCTCAAAGTGCAACATATTTGTCATGTCACAAGGATTATGATGATCAGGAAATGCGCACACCATtttaatgtcagagagagatactgatAATGTAATTTGAACAAAAAGTGCAATTTCACTTAGTTTTTTTCAATAACACTAGACTGAATGTGGAAGAATGGCAGATAAGAATGTGGAGAATAAGAAAGTTACCTATTGCCTGGATTCCTTCATCCACCGTAGTGAGCAGCTGCAGTACATGCATGTAAACCTCTAACCCCTCAATACTGTCTGACCTAAACaacagcaaacagcaatgagaacAAAATACACCAGCCAGCATCCTATGCATACAGCAGAAACCACAACCCTCAGTAACTGGACAGGTTAGGTCTCAGGATACTGGAAGTTTGGTGCCCAAAGCACATGTCCACACTTCTCCCATCCCAATTTTACATGCATGCAACCATGCATCTTCCCATCTCACAGTTCCTCCAAACTCAGACAATGATGACCTGAAACCACTGGCCCAGGTGAGTGTTATTTCACCTATGTCAGCAGGCTCTCTTACTCCATGCGGCTCTTGGCTTTCTCTGTATTACATTATGTGTCCATCAAGATGCCTGGTTTTAGTGCTGGAGAATGGAATGCTTTCCATTTGAGGCACCCATCATtaacatcaagcactcccaggtcaggtatagcACAGGGTGGATGTAGCTCTACTAGTATGTCTCAACATCAAACTCAGAAAAATACTCCCTATTTGCACCAGAATGACATTTTACCGTTTTCTAAAACTGACCACCCTACAGTTTCTTGGTGACATTGTCAATTCAGGACTGCATCAGGCACCATTTTGTGCTGTGGTTTCCCAAAGCCCAGTCAGCAGACAGGAGACTTTCACAGGAGACTACCAAGCTAGGCTGCATTTGAGCCCAATTCAAAAGTGAAATGCGAGTGTTGAGCAAGAGACTCATCCAACCCTGGAGGGAGCTCAGTACTTTATAAATTCTAGTTGTCTTGCATTCTAATATTCATCTAATTTTGCACATATTTTAATTTTCacataattttaaaaataaatttggaTTAGCTGTTTTAGCCTGAGCTGGTGTGTATTATTTTCAATTACTGGAATAGCTTGGAAACATAATGGGCATCCGACACAAATTGCAATTTAGCTAGAATAACAGTTTCTAGATCAGGGCAAAAAGTGAAAGAACGCATACATCTGACAGTTAAGAGACACAGACTGCTTAAGGAACATCTGCCAATCCATTTAGTGAGAAAACAACAAGATTGTAATCGTACTTCATAATGTTTTTTACACTGTTCAAATGGACCTAGTATGAAAATTTCATATATCCATCACTGAGATCTAAGTGACAACAGCCCCCAGAGTCTATAATTCTTCAACCACTGAGGTGGGGGAGAATCTGAAAAAGGGAGATAAAGTTTAAAATAAGGAGGAAAATGTCACTGGGTTTACATTCACTATAGCAGAACTACGCTGTTACCCTGGATATTGAGCCCATATCCCTTTTCCCGAAACGTACCTGAGTTGTCTGGCTGCTTCCAATAAGCAAGGGACCATCGCAGTTTCAGCTGTTTTCTCCTGTTCTGTTGTCGATGCATCAGGCAACTCCTTTGAATCCCTGATCCAGCTCAACATTAGCTCCTTATCTAAGTCGAAGAGTTTATCGACCATCTCACCAACCTTCCCCAACAAGTCAGCTAATCAGAAAAAGGACAAATTACCACAAACCTCACAAAGCACTGCTGTCCAAATTGATTCTTTGCAACTGCACACAACACAGACTTGGTCAGCACACGCTACAGGTAAGATTGCAGTACTCAAGAGGTCTGGGCAGCACACAGTATATCAGTATACTGATAACACCACTGTCCCAAAATAAAggaagacttatatatgtataacgtctttcacaacctcaggacatcccaaagtgctttacaaccaatgacgtacttttgaagtgtagtcattgttgtaggaaacgcagcaaccaatttgcatacagcaaggaccctcaaatgtgataatgaccagataatctgctttttaggtgttggttgagggataaatattggccagggcgctggggataactcccctgctcttcttcaaaatagtgccattggatagtTTATGGTCACCTGAGGAGGCAGACTGGGCCtagatttaacatttcatctgaaagacagcacctccaagagtgcagcacatcCTTAGATACTGCACTgaagtttcagcctagattttgtactgaaGCCCCTGGagtgggtttgaacccacaacctctgactcaacgGTGAGAGTAGtaccactgagccatgactgaatAGCTCTCATAGGTCACTTTAACACTGCAAACTTGTCACCCAAAGAATGCAGCAGTCCTCAATCCTGCCCGTGCACTCATGCACCTTTCTTTCCTACCTCACAATCTTCTACCCAACCACCCCCAAAATCTCAGACACAGATAACACTGTCCCATCTCAGACAAAACCTTAGAAAACTAAAAATAAGATTAATGATGTAGACTCCTCCATTCATGTGTGTTCTGGCTAACTGATTTGCATGAAAAATAACAAACACTTACAATTTGTGGAGCTCTGCATTATGAAGCATACATTCTCTTGAACAGATTGCTGCTTGCGAATTTGGTCAACCCAAATGGTGGAAACATCTGGCTGAGAAAGACAGCTCAGTATTAACCTGAAAAACAGAGACATTAACCATAATATTTACCGTTGCTGAGAGACCATCAGTGGTATAAGTGTACCCTAGTATTGTGACTGTATCAACCTAGTTTTATTATTGGGCTCAACTCATCACCACCAGTGGCAGACTTGTAGATAGCAAtacttcattctaaagttcaaaatATACCCTCCACACACAACCCAAGTTTGGAAGGATGGGATTTATTTCTATTGCTAGTTACTTCGCACAGTTCAAGTAGGCACATATCAGTCACTTTTACATTTTACTGAAACCATGTGAGCCCATACCAATGAATAATATCAATTGTTCACAATGAAGGAACCACGTCCATGTCAAGATCAGGATCAAACTCACTGTGACAACTGGCAACCAGGTCCAGACCAGTAAATATACTGCCAATCAGGATCAGATATTGGATCcaattctttttctttggcctccttgtctcgagagacaatgtttaagcgcctgcaggtggtcagtggtttgtggatcagtgcctggggtggctataaaggccaattctagagtgacagactcttccacaggcgctgcagataaaattggttgtcggggctgttgcacagttgcctctctccttgcacttctgtcttttttcctgccaactgcgaagtctcttcgactcgccactctttagtcccgcctttatggttgtccgccagctctggcgatccctggcaactgacccccacgacttgtggtcaatgtcacaggacttcatgttgcgtttgcagacatctttaaagcggagacacggacagccggtgggtctgatgccagtgacgagcccgctgtacaatgcgtctttggggatcctgccaccttccatgcagctcacatggccaagccatctcaagtgccgctggctcagtagggtgtatatgctggggatgttggccgcctcgaggactacggtgttggagatacggtcctgccacctgatgccaaggattctccggaggcaacgaagatggaatgagttgagacgccgctcttggctgacatacactgtccaggcctcgctgcagtagagcaaggtactgaggacacaggcttgaaacactcgtacttttgtgttctgtgtcagtgagccattttcccacaccctcttggccagtctggacatagcagcagatgcctttcccatgcgcttgtggatttctgcaacgagagacaggttactggtgatagttgagcctaggtaggtgaactcttgaaccacttccagagcatggtcgccgatattgatggatggagcatttctgacgtcctgtcccatgatgttccttttcttgaggctgatggttaggccaaattaattgcaggcagccgcaatcctgtcgatgagtctctgcagacactcttcagtgtgagatgttaatgcagcatcgtcagcaaagaggagttccgtgatgaggactttccgtaccttggttttcgctccaagacgggcaaggttaaacaacctgccatctgatcttgtgtggaggaaaattccttcttctgaagacttgaatgcatgtgagagcagcagtgagaagaagatcccaaacagtgtaggtgcgagaacacagccctgtttcacgccactcaggataggaaaggggtctgaccaggcaccacta carries:
- the saal1 gene encoding protein saal1, whose product is MDRNPSPPPSDESDDETTRVDAIGNTVYSKHWLFSTLMRLIELVSPEGEETEVSGSRAETELDEDLENEICKVWDMSMDEDVAVFLQEFNATDILLGIIGKSKCPRLTEICVGILGNMACHKETCQSITNNDNLVEVLLLLLGDSDPPTLLETSRLILSCLSQPDVSTIWVDQIRKQQSVQENVCFIMQSSTNSDLLGKVGEMVDKLFDLDKELMLSWIRDSKELPDASTTEQEKTAETAMVPCLLEAARQLRSDSIEGLEVYMHVLQLLTTVDEGIQAIVKTSDKGEATWTLLYDIICTDLCQDDDPSIIVEEQASVLSSTMAVLSAMFSSYMEEKYIKIEQNLPLLGTLLRVLFYAEECRKKPLEGTRRPSADKWSVPSPIAGVQKGKRRKGDFHLKILLDICCEFLSEIFVNLSKEMVSKSFKEGYLSQEMCICALHHLLPLYHTAVEKFHAILTDVQPDTAKRLLLEFPNLRC